From one Brachypodium distachyon strain Bd21 chromosome 4, Brachypodium_distachyon_v3.0, whole genome shotgun sequence genomic stretch:
- the LOC100838030 gene encoding acyl-coenzyme A thioesterase 13, translating into MASSAAALETARRLLEDAAGETLPTEQVDALPSGFYDAFVLCGIRVHVVEPGRLLCHFTVPSRLLNSGNFLHGGATASLVDLVGSAVFYTTGAQTRGSPLEMNISYLDAAFSDEEIDIEAKVLRAGKAVGVATVELKKKSGKIIAQARYSKYLGASSKL; encoded by the exons AtggcctcgtcggcggcggcgttagAAACGGCTCGCCGGCTGCTGGAGGATGCCGCAGGCGAGACGCTTCCGACGGAGCAGGTGGACGCGCTGCCCTCCGGCTTCTACGACGCCTTCGTGCTCTGCGGCATCCGCGTCCACGTCGTCGAGCCTGGCCGCCTCCTCTGCCACTTCACCGTCCCCTCCCGTCTCCTC AACTCGGGCAACTTCCTGCACGGTGGTGCAACTGCGTCCCTTGTTGACTTGGTGGGCTCTGCTGTCTTCTACACCACCGGTGCACAGACAAGGGGCTCACCACTAGAGATGAATATCTCCTACCTGGATGCTGCATTTTCAGAT GAAGAGATTGATATCGAGGCCAAGGTTCTGCGTGCTGGAAAGGCAGTAGGAGTGGCTACTGTCGAACTGAAGAAGAAATCTGGCAAAATCATTGCTCAAGCTCGCTAT
- the LOC100845418 gene encoding probable serine/threonine-protein kinase PBL23, with translation MDGVGQAAAVAQLVAYVVKLIFTIVGLAETARRNKLECKELARRVSVIGEVLQRLKQQEPWVAAPLAGLRDALLEAHGLVDGCCQKSQRKRDRVRALVGADRHAERFREVNCRIDRQLNLIPLLSHISIVSRLEEITTSQQAQLLLPLPPKQKQTIAGSGGSKPTGTVASSSDDDDGVVKKLTWAEITAATDNWAAVVGVGRGSSSTVYRGRMPPAPDGRDVAVKRLGKHGRRGMDDAFVAEFEVLCSVRHDHVVRLVGWCADAGERRAFVYDHASNGTLRDHLRGGAGASSPVSATWRARLEALLGPARALDHLHRRGVIHRDVSSSSILLDARWAPRLAGFGAAVFRACTAGHERQAVSEVVGAHGYLDPEYLSTGLVGPASDVYSYGVVMLEALTGRPPVEATGGSSSGWDSDPVTLVESALDDHGKLRVDVLDARPAPEKKMTEALELVAYTAERCLWPTAEVRPDMSGVVANLEKALGMMTPR, from the coding sequence ATGGATGGGGTGGggcaagcggcggcggtggcgcagcTGGTCGCGTACGTGGTGAAGCTCATCTTCACCATCGTGGGGTTGGCGGAGACGGCTCGCCGGAACAAGCTGGAGTGCAAGGAGCTGGCGCGCCGCGTGTCGGTGATCGGCGAGGTGCTGCAACGGCTGAAGCAGCAAGAACCATGGGTGGCGGCGCCTCTGGCCGGGCTCCGCGACGCGCTCCTGGAGGCGCACGGCCTCGTGGACGGCTGCTGCCAGAAGAGCCAGAGGAAACGCGACCGGGTGCGCgcgctcgtcggcgccgaccgGCACGCCGAGCGGTTCAGGGAGGTCAACTGCAGGATCGACCGGCAGCTAAACCTCATCCCCTTGCTCAGCCACATCTCCATTGTCAGCCGCCTCGAAGAAATCACGACGAGCCAGCAGGcccagcttcttcttccccttcctcccaaacagaaacaaacaaTAGCGGGCTCCGGGGGCTCCAAGCCCACCGGTACTGTGGCGAGCTCgagtgatgatgatgatggggtTGTGAAGAAGCTGACGTGGGCGGAGatcacggcggcgacggacaACTGGGCAGCCGTGGTCGGCGTAGGCAGGGGGTCGTCGTCCACGGTGTACAGGGGCCGGATGCCGCCCGCCCCCGACGGCCGGGACGTGGCCGTGAAGCGGCTGGGGAAGCACGGGCGCCGGGGCATGGACGACGCGTTCGTGGCGGAGTTCGAGGTCCTCTGCAGCGTCCGCCACGACCACGTCGTCCGCCTCGTCGGCTGGTGCGCGgacgccggcgagcggcgcgcgTTCGTCTACGACCATGCCAGCAACGGCACGCTCAGAGACCAcctgcgcggcggcgccggcgcttcGTCTCCGGTGTCCGCTACCTGGAGAGCGCGCCTGGAGGCCCTCCTCGGGCCCGCCCGCGCCCTCGACCACCTGCACCGCCGCGGGGTCATCCACCGGGACGTGAGCTCGTCCAGCATCCTCCTGGACGCGCGCTGGGCGCCGCGCCTGGCCGGCTTCGGCGCCGCGGTCTTCCGAGCCTGCACGGCCGGCCACGAGCGGCAGGCCGTGTCGGAGGTCGTGGGCGCGCACGGCTACCTTGACCCGGAGTACCTCAGCACGGGGCTCGTGGGTCCGGCCAGCGACGTGTACAGCTACGGCGTGGTGATGCTGGAGGCCCTCACGGGGAGGCCGCCCGTGGAAGCCACCGGCGGCAGCTCATCTGGCTGGGACTCAGATCCGGTGACGCTGGTGGAGTCCGCGCTCGACGACCACGGGAAGCTGCGGGTCGACGTGCTGGAcgcccggccggcgccggagaagaagatgacggAGGCGCTGGAGCTCGTTGCGTACACGGCGGAGCGCTGCCTGTGGCCAACCGCGGAGGTACGCCCGGACATGTCCGGCGTCGTGGCCAACCTCGAGAAGGCGCTCGGGATGATGACACCCAGATAG